One genomic region from Proteus vulgaris encodes:
- a CDS encoding YacL family protein, giving the protein MDYEFQRDLTGGILARFSMDHEAIGYWLNDEIQGDISLIDQILEEMEGIKGSERQWELIGKEYSLSIDDEEVMIRANTLHFETDEMEEGMSYYDNESISFCGLDDFATMLQKYRLFILENRGN; this is encoded by the coding sequence ATGGATTATGAATTTCAGCGAGATCTCACTGGCGGTATACTAGCCCGTTTTTCGATGGATCATGAAGCAATAGGCTATTGGCTGAATGATGAAATTCAGGGCGACATTAGTCTTATCGATCAAATTCTTGAAGAAATGGAAGGTATTAAAGGTAGTGAAAGACAGTGGGAACTTATCGGTAAAGAATACAGTCTTTCTATTGATGACGAAGAAGTAATGATAAGAGCCAATACCTTGCATTTTGAAACAGATGAAATGGAAGAGGGGATGAGCTATTACGATAACGAAAGCATCTCTTTCTGTGGTTTAGATGATTTTGCTACCATGCTACAAAAATATCGGTTATTTATTCTGGAAAATAGAGGAAATTAA
- the acnB gene encoding bifunctional aconitate hydratase 2/2-methylisocitrate dehydratase, translating to MLEEYRKHVAERAAEGVVPKPLDATQTAALVELLKNPPKGEEEFLLDLIVNRVPPGVDEAAYVKAGFLTALAKGETTSPLITPEKAVELLGTMQGGYNIHALIDALDNDKLAPIAAKALSHTLLMFDNFYDVEEKAKAGNVYAKQIMQSWVDAQWFTERPALAEKITVTVFKVTGETNTDDLSPAPDAWSRPDIPLHALAMLKNAREGIEPDQPGSVGPIKQIEALNKKGFPLAYVGDVVGTGSSRKSATNSVLWFMGDDIPFVPNKRGGGVVLGGKIAPIFFNTMEDAGALPIEVDVSKLNMGDVIDIYPYKGEIRNHETNELLETFELKTEVLIDEVRAGGRIPLIIGRGLTSKARESLGLPASTLFRHAKPVAESNRGFSLAQKMVGRACGRTGIRPGEYCEPKMTSVGSQDTTGPMTRDELKDLACLGFSADLVMQSFCHTAAYPKPVDVTTHHTLPDFIMNRGGVSLRPGDGIIHSWLNRMLLPDTVGTGGDSHTRFPIGISFPAGSGLVAFAAATGVMPLDMPESVLVRFKGEMQPGVTLRDLVHAIPYYAIQDGLLTVEKKGKKNIFSGRILEIEGLPELKVEQAFELADASAERSAAGCTIKLDKAPIIEYLQSNIILLKWMIAEGYGDRRTIERRITSMENWLKDPQLLEADADAEYAAVIEIDLNEIKEPILCAPNDPDDARLLSEVANSKIDEVFIGSCMTNIGHFRAAGKLLDQHKGQLPTRLWVAPPTKMDAAQLTEEGYYSVFGKSGARIEVPGCSLCMGNQARVADGATVVSTSTRNFPNRLGTGANVYLASAELAAVASLLGRLPEPQEYLDFMNKVDETAEDTYRYLNFDQLEQYTDKADQVIFQTTV from the coding sequence GTGCTAGAAGAATACCGTAAGCACGTAGCAGAGCGTGCAGCTGAAGGTGTCGTTCCAAAACCTCTCGATGCCACACAAACAGCCGCACTTGTTGAGCTATTAAAAAATCCCCCTAAAGGTGAAGAAGAATTTCTTCTTGATTTAATTGTTAACCGCGTTCCACCCGGAGTTGATGAAGCTGCCTATGTTAAGGCGGGTTTTTTAACTGCCCTCGCGAAAGGCGAAACCACATCACCTCTTATTACTCCAGAAAAAGCAGTTGAATTATTAGGCACCATGCAAGGTGGCTATAATATCCATGCTTTAATTGACGCTCTGGACAACGATAAATTAGCTCCAATTGCAGCTAAAGCGCTTTCTCATACATTACTGATGTTTGATAACTTCTATGATGTTGAAGAAAAAGCGAAAGCAGGTAACGTCTATGCTAAGCAAATCATGCAATCTTGGGTTGATGCACAGTGGTTTACTGAACGTCCTGCATTAGCAGAAAAAATTACTGTTACCGTATTTAAAGTCACTGGTGAAACTAATACCGATGACTTATCTCCAGCACCTGATGCTTGGTCTCGTCCTGATATCCCATTACATGCTTTAGCAATGCTGAAAAATGCGCGCGAAGGCATTGAACCAGATCAACCGGGTAGCGTAGGTCCTATCAAACAAATCGAAGCGTTAAATAAAAAAGGCTTCCCACTGGCTTATGTCGGTGACGTTGTAGGTACTGGCTCATCACGTAAATCAGCAACTAACTCTGTACTTTGGTTTATGGGAGACGATATTCCTTTCGTTCCTAATAAACGCGGTGGTGGTGTTGTTCTTGGTGGCAAAATCGCACCTATCTTCTTTAATACTATGGAAGATGCAGGCGCACTCCCTATCGAAGTTGATGTTTCTAAATTAAATATGGGTGATGTCATTGATATTTACCCGTACAAAGGTGAAATTCGTAACCATGAAACGAATGAGTTACTGGAAACCTTTGAGCTGAAAACCGAAGTATTAATTGATGAAGTTCGTGCTGGTGGTCGTATTCCATTGATCATCGGTCGTGGGTTAACATCAAAAGCGCGTGAATCACTGGGTTTACCAGCTAGCACACTGTTCCGTCATGCTAAACCTGTTGCAGAAAGCAATCGTGGTTTCTCATTGGCTCAGAAAATGGTTGGTCGCGCTTGTGGTCGTACTGGTATTCGCCCGGGCGAATATTGCGAGCCAAAAATGACCTCAGTGGGTTCACAAGATACAACAGGCCCAATGACTCGTGATGAGCTAAAAGACTTGGCGTGCCTTGGTTTCTCTGCTGATTTAGTGATGCAATCATTTTGTCATACCGCGGCTTATCCAAAACCGGTAGACGTTACAACGCATCACACCTTACCTGACTTTATTATGAACCGTGGTGGTGTTTCACTGCGTCCGGGCGATGGCATTATCCACTCATGGTTAAACCGTATGTTATTACCTGATACTGTCGGTACAGGTGGTGACTCGCATACTCGCTTCCCTATTGGTATCTCATTCCCAGCAGGCTCTGGCCTAGTGGCTTTTGCTGCGGCAACAGGGGTTATGCCATTAGATATGCCAGAATCTGTTCTGGTACGTTTTAAAGGCGAAATGCAACCGGGTGTGACACTGCGTGATTTAGTTCATGCTATTCCTTATTACGCAATTCAAGACGGTTTACTGACAGTTGAGAAAAAAGGTAAGAAGAATATTTTCTCTGGTCGTATTCTTGAGATTGAAGGCTTACCAGAACTGAAAGTAGAACAAGCATTTGAACTTGCTGATGCATCAGCAGAACGTTCAGCGGCGGGTTGTACCATTAAACTGGATAAAGCGCCTATTATTGAGTACTTGCAATCTAATATCATCTTACTGAAATGGATGATTGCTGAAGGTTATGGCGATCGTCGTACCATTGAACGTCGTATTACTTCAATGGAAAACTGGTTGAAAGATCCGCAATTACTTGAAGCTGATGCAGACGCAGAATATGCAGCTGTGATCGAAATTGATTTAAATGAGATCAAAGAGCCAATTCTATGTGCGCCTAACGATCCAGATGATGCTCGCCTATTATCTGAAGTGGCAAACAGCAAAATTGATGAAGTGTTCATTGGCTCTTGCATGACCAATATTGGTCACTTCCGTGCTGCTGGTAAACTGCTTGATCAACACAAAGGTCAATTACCAACACGTTTATGGGTTGCTCCACCAACAAAAATGGATGCTGCTCAATTAACGGAAGAGGGCTATTATAGCGTCTTTGGTAAGAGTGGAGCACGTATCGAAGTACCGGGTTGTTCACTATGTATGGGTAACCAAGCGCGTGTTGCTGATGGTGCAACTGTTGTTTCAACCTCAACACGTAACTTCCCTAACCGCTTAGGTACAGGTGCTAATGTATATCTTGCCTCTGCGGAGCTTGCAGCGGTTGCTTCATTACTAGGTCGTTTACCAGAGCCACAAGAGTATCTGGATTTCATGAATAAAGTGGATGAAACAGCAGAAGATACTTATCGCTATCTAAACTTTGACCAACTAGAGCAGTATACCGATAAAGCAGACCAAGTTATTTTCCAAACAACGGTATAA
- the lpdA gene encoding dihydrolipoyl dehydrogenase — protein sequence MSTEIKAQVVVLGAGPAGYSAAFRCADLGLETVLVERHSTLGGVCLNVGCIPSKALLHVAKVIEEAKALSEHGVVFDAPKTDIDKIRIWKDKVISQLTGGLAGMAKGRKVTVVNGEARFTGSHTLSVEGAEGTTTITFDNAIVAAGSRPIELPFIPHEDPRVWDSTDALQLKTVPERLLVMGGGIIGLEMGTVYHSLGSQIDVVEMFDQVIPAADKDVVKVFTKRISKKFNLMLETKVTAVEAKEDGIYVTMEGKKAPAEPQRYDAVLVAIGRVPNGKLLDAGKAGIEVDDRGFIHVDKQMRTNVPHIFAIGDIVGQPMLAHKGVHEGHVAAEVISGKKHYFDPKVIPSIAYTEPEVAWVGMTEKEAKEKGVSYEVASFPWAASGRAIASDCADGMTKLIFDKETNRVIGGAIVGSNGGELLGEIGLAIEMGCDAEDIALTIHAHPTLYESIGMAAEVFEGSITDLPNPKAKKKK from the coding sequence ATGAGTACTGAAATTAAAGCACAGGTAGTGGTTCTCGGTGCAGGCCCTGCGGGTTATTCCGCGGCGTTCCGTTGCGCTGACTTAGGTTTAGAAACAGTTTTAGTGGAACGTCACTCTACTTTAGGTGGTGTTTGTCTGAACGTGGGTTGTATCCCTTCTAAAGCGTTACTCCACGTTGCTAAAGTTATCGAAGAAGCGAAAGCATTATCTGAACACGGTGTTGTATTTGACGCACCAAAAACAGATATCGACAAAATTCGCATCTGGAAAGATAAAGTTATTTCTCAGTTAACTGGTGGCTTAGCTGGTATGGCTAAAGGCCGTAAAGTGACTGTCGTTAATGGCGAAGCACGATTCACTGGTTCTCACACATTGTCTGTTGAAGGTGCTGAAGGTACAACTACCATCACTTTTGATAATGCAATCGTTGCTGCCGGCTCACGTCCAATCGAATTACCATTCATTCCACATGAAGACCCACGTGTATGGGATTCAACAGATGCACTGCAACTGAAAACTGTACCAGAGCGTTTACTGGTTATGGGTGGCGGTATCATCGGTCTGGAAATGGGTACGGTTTATCACTCTCTGGGTTCTCAGATTGACGTAGTTGAAATGTTTGATCAGGTTATTCCTGCTGCTGATAAAGACGTGGTTAAAGTATTTACCAAACGTATCAGCAAGAAATTTAACCTGATGCTAGAAACCAAAGTAACTGCGGTTGAAGCAAAAGAAGATGGCATCTACGTAACAATGGAAGGCAAAAAAGCCCCAGCAGAACCACAGCGTTACGATGCAGTATTAGTTGCTATCGGTCGTGTACCTAACGGTAAATTGTTAGACGCAGGTAAAGCAGGTATCGAAGTTGATGATCGTGGCTTTATCCATGTTGATAAACAAATGCGTACTAATGTACCTCACATCTTTGCTATCGGTGACATCGTTGGTCAACCAATGCTGGCTCACAAAGGTGTCCACGAAGGTCACGTTGCAGCAGAAGTTATCTCTGGTAAGAAACATTACTTCGATCCTAAAGTTATTCCATCAATCGCTTATACTGAACCCGAAGTTGCATGGGTTGGTATGACTGAAAAAGAAGCGAAAGAGAAAGGCGTTAGCTATGAAGTGGCTTCTTTCCCTTGGGCAGCATCAGGTCGTGCAATCGCATCAGATTGTGCAGATGGTATGACTAAACTGATTTTCGACAAAGAAACTAACCGTGTTATCGGTGGTGCAATTGTTGGTTCTAATGGTGGTGAACTGTTAGGTGAAATCGGTCTGGCAATCGAAATGGGTTGTGATGCTGAAGATATCGCATTAACTATCCACGCTCACCCAACGTTATACGAATCAATCGGTATGGCTGCGGAAGTATTTGAAGGTAGTATCACTGACCTGCCAAATCCAAAAGCGAAAAAGAAAAAATAA
- the aceF gene encoding pyruvate dehydrogenase complex dihydrolipoyllysine-residue acetyltransferase has protein sequence MSIEIKVPDIGADEVEVTEVMVKVGDRIEEEQSLITVEGDKASMEVPSPQAGVVKEIKIAVGDKVQTGSLIMIFEAEGAAQAAPAQAAAPAPAAAPATAALKEVHVPDIGGDEVEVTEVMVKVGDSVAEEQSLITVEGDKASMEVPAPFAGVVKEIKIATGDKVSTGSLIMVFEVAGSAPVAQAAPAPAASAPAASAVKEVNVPDIGGDEVEVTEVMVKVGDSISEEQSLITVEGDKASMEVPAPFAGVVKEIKIAVGDKVKTGSLIMTFEVAGAAPVAQAPAAAAPAPASSAPAAPAKAQATAPAAKEEFVENDAYVHATPVIRRLAREFGVNLAKVKGTGRKGRILREDVQSYVKELIKRAESAPANAAGGLPGMLPWPKVDFSKFGEIEEVELSRIQKISGANLSRNWVMIPHVNLFDEADITEVEEFRKQQNKEAEKKKLDVKITPLVFVMKAAAKALADMPRFNSSISEDGQKLILKKYINIGIAVDTPNGLVVPVFKDVNKKGIIELSYELAEVSKKARAGKLTAADMQGGCFTISSLGGIGTTGFAPIVNAPEVAIMGLSRSSMKPVWNGKEFVPRLILPMSLSFDHRVIDGADGARFITLINQYMSDLRRLVM, from the coding sequence ATGTCTATTGAAATTAAAGTCCCAGATATCGGTGCTGATGAAGTTGAAGTCACCGAAGTGATGGTGAAAGTGGGCGACCGTATTGAGGAAGAACAATCCTTAATCACTGTAGAAGGCGACAAAGCTTCTATGGAAGTCCCATCACCACAAGCGGGTGTAGTTAAAGAGATTAAAATTGCCGTGGGCGACAAAGTCCAAACAGGCTCTCTTATCATGATTTTTGAAGCAGAAGGTGCCGCGCAAGCAGCACCAGCTCAAGCCGCAGCACCTGCACCAGCAGCAGCGCCTGCAACAGCTGCACTGAAAGAAGTTCACGTTCCAGATATCGGCGGTGACGAAGTTGAAGTTACTGAAGTAATGGTAAAAGTGGGCGATAGCGTTGCTGAAGAACAATCACTGATTACTGTTGAAGGCGATAAAGCTTCAATGGAAGTTCCAGCACCATTTGCTGGCGTAGTGAAAGAAATTAAAATTGCAACAGGTGATAAAGTGAGCACAGGCTCTCTTATCATGGTATTTGAAGTTGCAGGTAGTGCACCTGTTGCTCAAGCAGCTCCAGCTCCAGCGGCATCTGCACCAGCAGCATCAGCTGTGAAAGAAGTGAATGTTCCAGATATCGGCGGTGACGAAGTTGAAGTTACTGAAGTGATGGTAAAAGTAGGTGATTCCATCTCTGAAGAACAATCACTGATCACTGTCGAAGGTGACAAAGCTTCAATGGAAGTTCCAGCACCATTTGCAGGTGTGGTTAAAGAGATCAAAATTGCAGTGGGCGACAAAGTGAAAACTGGCTCACTGATCATGACTTTCGAAGTTGCCGGTGCAGCACCTGTTGCTCAAGCACCAGCGGCAGCCGCGCCAGCGCCAGCAAGTTCTGCACCAGCAGCACCCGCTAAAGCACAAGCGACTGCGCCAGCAGCGAAAGAAGAATTTGTTGAAAATGACGCTTACGTTCATGCAACACCTGTTATTCGTCGCTTAGCGCGCGAATTCGGTGTGAATTTAGCGAAAGTAAAAGGTACTGGTCGTAAAGGTCGTATCTTACGTGAAGACGTTCAATCTTACGTGAAAGAGTTAATTAAACGTGCTGAATCAGCGCCGGCAAATGCAGCTGGCGGATTACCAGGCATGTTACCTTGGCCGAAAGTTGACTTCAGCAAGTTTGGTGAAATTGAAGAAGTTGAATTAAGCCGTATCCAGAAAATCTCTGGTGCTAACTTAAGCCGTAACTGGGTGATGATCCCTCACGTAAATCTGTTCGATGAAGCAGATATCACTGAGGTTGAAGAATTCCGTAAACAGCAAAATAAAGAAGCAGAGAAGAAAAAACTGGATGTTAAGATCACTCCGTTAGTCTTCGTAATGAAAGCTGCAGCGAAAGCACTGGCAGATATGCCACGCTTTAACAGCTCTATCTCTGAAGATGGACAGAAACTGATCCTGAAAAAATACATCAATATCGGTATTGCTGTAGATACACCGAACGGTCTTGTTGTTCCTGTTTTCAAAGATGTTAACAAAAAAGGCATTATCGAACTGTCTTATGAGTTAGCTGAAGTTTCTAAGAAAGCGCGTGCAGGTAAACTGACAGCAGCAGATATGCAAGGCGGATGTTTCACTATTTCTAGCCTTGGTGGTATCGGTACTACCGGTTTTGCACCAATCGTTAACGCACCAGAAGTTGCGATTATGGGACTTTCCCGTTCTTCTATGAAACCAGTATGGAACGGCAAAGAATTCGTACCACGCTTGATTTTACCAATGTCATTATCTTTCGATCACCGTGTGATCGATGGTGCTGACGGTGCTCGATTCATCACTCTGATTAATCAGTACATGAGTGATTTACGTCGTTTGGTAATGTAA
- the aceE gene encoding pyruvate dehydrogenase (acetyl-transferring), homodimeric type, with product MSDMLKNDVDPIETRDWLQAIDSVIREEGVERAQFLIDQVLKQARNGGLNIALGGSVHSDYINTIPAEDEPAYPGNLELERRIRSAIRWNAVMMVLRASKKDLELGGHMASFQSSATLYEVCFNHFFRAQNETDGGDLVYFQGHISPGIYARAFLEGRLTEDQLNNFRQEIGGKGLSSYPHPKLMPEFWQFPTVSMGLGPLSAIYQAKFLKYLNHRGLKDTTKQTVYAFLGDGEMDEPESKGAITIAVREKLDNLCFVINCNLQRLDGPVTGNGKIVNELEGIFAGAGWNVIKVMWGDRWDELLRKDTSGKLIQLMNETLDGDYQTFKSRDGAYVREHFFNRYPETAALVKDMTDDEIWALNRGGHDPKKVFAAFQKAKDTQNQPTVILAQTIKGYGMGETAEGKNIAHQVKKMNMDGVHHFRDRFSIPVADEQIKDLPYITFDKDSEEYKYLHARRQDLGGYLPARRPRFEEKLDIPALEDFSQLLEEQSKEISTTIAFVRALNVMLKNKSIKDRLVPIIADEARTFGMEGLFRQIGIYSPNGQQYTPQDREQVAYYKEDVKGQILQEGINELGAGASWLAAATSYSTNNLPMIPFYIYYSMFGFQRIGDLCWAAGDQQARGFLVGGTSGRTTLNGEGLQHEDGHSHIQSLTIPNCISYDPAFAYEVAVIMQDGLERMYGDKQENVYYYITTLNENYHMPAMPAGVEEGIRKGIYKLESLEGEKGKVQLLGSGSILRHVREAAQILSAEYGIGSDVYSVTSFTELARDGQDCERWNMLHPSEAPRVPYIAQIMNDAPAVASTDYMKLFAEQVRTYVPADDYRVLGTDGFGRSDSRENLRHHFEVDTSYVIVAALGELAKRGEIDVKVVEEAIKKYNINPEKVNPRLA from the coding sequence ATGTCAGATATGCTGAAAAATGACGTGGATCCGATCGAAACTCGCGACTGGTTACAAGCGATCGACTCGGTCATCCGTGAAGAAGGTGTTGAGCGTGCACAGTTCCTGATTGATCAGGTATTAAAACAAGCCCGTAATGGTGGTCTTAATATCGCTTTAGGCGGTTCTGTACACAGTGATTATATCAATACCATTCCTGCTGAAGATGAACCCGCTTACCCTGGCAATCTGGAATTAGAGCGTCGTATTCGTTCTGCTATTCGCTGGAACGCAGTAATGATGGTTCTGCGTGCATCCAAAAAAGATTTGGAACTCGGCGGACACATGGCGTCATTCCAATCTTCTGCAACTTTATATGAAGTGTGCTTTAACCACTTCTTCCGCGCGCAAAATGAAACTGATGGCGGTGACTTGGTTTACTTCCAAGGTCATATCTCCCCAGGTATCTACGCTCGTGCATTCTTAGAAGGTCGTTTAACAGAAGATCAATTAAACAACTTCCGTCAAGAGATTGGTGGTAAAGGTTTATCTTCTTATCCGCACCCTAAATTAATGCCTGAATTCTGGCAGTTCCCAACAGTTTCTATGGGGCTGGGACCTCTATCTGCAATTTACCAAGCTAAATTCCTGAAATATTTGAATCACCGTGGCTTAAAAGATACGACTAAACAAACTGTTTATGCGTTCTTAGGCGATGGCGAGATGGACGAGCCAGAATCTAAAGGTGCTATCACCATCGCAGTTCGCGAAAAATTAGACAACCTGTGCTTCGTGATTAACTGTAACTTACAGCGTCTTGATGGCCCAGTTACAGGTAACGGCAAAATTGTTAACGAATTAGAAGGTATCTTCGCGGGTGCTGGCTGGAACGTTATCAAAGTAATGTGGGGCGATCGTTGGGATGAGCTTCTGCGTAAAGACACTTCAGGTAAACTCATTCAATTAATGAATGAAACTCTGGATGGTGACTACCAGACATTTAAATCTCGTGACGGCGCTTATGTTCGTGAGCACTTCTTCAATCGTTACCCAGAAACAGCTGCATTAGTTAAAGATATGACTGATGATGAAATCTGGGCATTAAACCGTGGTGGTCACGATCCGAAGAAAGTCTTTGCTGCATTCCAAAAAGCAAAAGACACTCAAAACCAACCAACTGTTATTTTAGCTCAAACCATCAAAGGTTATGGTATGGGTGAAACGGCAGAAGGTAAAAACATTGCTCACCAAGTTAAGAAAATGAACATGGATGGCGTTCACCATTTCCGTGATCGTTTCAGTATTCCTGTTGCTGATGAGCAAATCAAAGACCTGCCTTATATTACTTTTGATAAAGACTCAGAAGAATACAAATATCTGCACGCACGTCGTCAGGATTTAGGTGGTTACCTACCAGCTCGTCGTCCACGTTTTGAAGAAAAACTGGATATCCCAGCACTGGAAGATTTCAGCCAATTACTGGAAGAACAATCTAAAGAGATTTCAACAACTATCGCATTCGTTCGTGCTCTGAACGTAATGTTGAAAAACAAATCTATCAAAGATCGTTTAGTTCCAATTATTGCGGACGAAGCACGTACTTTCGGTATGGAAGGTCTGTTCCGTCAAATCGGTATCTATAGCCCGAATGGCCAACAATATACGCCTCAAGACCGTGAGCAAGTTGCTTACTATAAAGAAGACGTTAAAGGTCAAATTCTGCAAGAAGGTATCAACGAACTGGGTGCTGGCGCATCTTGGTTAGCGGCTGCAACATCTTACAGCACTAACAATCTGCCAATGATCCCATTCTATATCTACTACTCAATGTTTGGTTTCCAACGTATTGGCGACTTATGCTGGGCTGCGGGCGACCAACAAGCTCGTGGTTTCTTAGTCGGTGGTACTTCAGGTCGTACAACACTTAACGGTGAAGGTTTACAGCACGAAGATGGTCATAGCCATATTCAATCGCTGACTATTCCTAACTGTATCTCTTATGATCCAGCATTCGCTTATGAAGTTGCTGTAATCATGCAAGACGGTTTAGAGCGTATGTATGGTGATAAACAAGAAAACGTTTATTACTACATCACTACACTGAACGAAAACTACCATATGCCAGCAATGCCAGCCGGTGTTGAAGAAGGTATCCGTAAAGGTATCTACAAACTGGAATCACTGGAAGGCGAGAAAGGTAAAGTTCAGTTACTGGGTTCAGGTTCTATTCTGCGTCACGTTCGTGAAGCAGCACAAATCCTGTCTGCTGAATACGGTATTGGTTCTGATGTTTATAGCGTAACTTCATTCACTGAACTGGCTCGTGATGGTCAAGATTGTGAACGTTGGAACATGCTACACCCATCTGAAGCACCGCGTGTACCTTACATCGCTCAAATTATGAATGATGCGCCAGCTGTTGCCTCTACTGACTACATGAAACTGTTCGCTGAACAAGTTCGTACTTATGTACCAGCAGATGATTACCGCGTATTAGGTACAGATGGTTTCGGTCGTTCTGATAGCCGTGAAAACCTGCGTCACCACTTCGAAGTTGATACTTCTTATGTGATTGTTGCTGCATTAGGTGAATTAGCTAAACGTGGTGAGATTGATGTGAAGGTTGTTGAAGAAGCAATCAAAAAATACAACATCAACCCTGAAAAAGTAAACCCACGTCTGGCGTAA
- the pdhR gene encoding pyruvate dehydrogenase complex transcriptional repressor PdhR, translating to MAYTKIRQPKLSDVIEQQLEHLILEGTLRPGEKLLPERELAKQFDVSRPSLREAIQKLEAKGFLLRRQGGGTFVQHNLWQSFSDPLAQLLSGHPESQFDLLETRHALEGIAAYYAALRGTDEDLDRIKASHDCILKAHEKGDLAAESEAVLQYQLIVTEAAHNVVLLHLLRCMVPMLEQNIRQNFEFLYTRKEMLTAVSEHRSQIYQAIINREPEAAREASHRHLAFIEDVLLDMSREHTRRERSLRRLQQHPDLF from the coding sequence ATGGCTTATACAAAAATCCGCCAACCTAAGCTTTCTGATGTTATTGAGCAACAGCTTGAGCATCTGATTTTAGAAGGTACTCTGCGCCCAGGAGAAAAACTCTTACCTGAGCGTGAGCTGGCGAAGCAATTTGATGTATCTCGCCCTTCATTGCGTGAAGCTATCCAAAAATTAGAAGCTAAAGGCTTTTTACTCCGTCGCCAAGGCGGTGGCACTTTTGTTCAGCACAATCTCTGGCAAAGTTTTAGTGATCCTTTAGCTCAACTGCTTAGCGGGCACCCCGAATCTCAATTTGATCTTTTAGAAACTCGTCATGCACTTGAAGGTATTGCTGCATATTACGCTGCATTACGTGGCACTGATGAAGATCTTGATCGTATCAAAGCTAGCCATGATTGCATTTTGAAAGCCCATGAAAAGGGTGATTTAGCCGCTGAGTCTGAAGCTGTATTGCAATATCAATTAATTGTCACGGAAGCTGCTCATAATGTCGTTTTATTGCATCTATTAAGATGCATGGTGCCAATGCTTGAGCAAAATATCCGCCAGAATTTTGAGTTTCTTTACACTCGTAAAGAGATGTTAACAGCAGTAAGTGAGCATCGTAGTCAGATTTATCAGGCTATTATTAATAGAGAGCCAGAAGCTGCGCGTGAAGCATCACATCGCCATTTGGCCTTTATTGAAGATGTTTTGTTGGATATGAGTCGTGAACATACTCGCCGTGAGCGCTCTCTGCGCCGGCTACAACAACATCCTGATTTATTTTAG
- the ampD gene encoding 1,6-anhydro-N-acetylmuramyl-L-alanine amidase AmpD, whose product MEIKQGWLIDARQVPSPNHDKRPEGELPSLLIVHNISLPPGQFGGPYIDQLFTNTLSERDHPFFSEIVNLRVSAHCLIRRDGEIVQYVPFTERAWHAGVSLYKGREKCNDFSIGIELEGTDECDFTQQQYQQLVKITQSLIALYPSIKENITGHSDVAPNRKTDPGPHFDWAYYRSLLTK is encoded by the coding sequence GTGGAAATTAAACAAGGTTGGCTAATCGATGCTAGACAGGTTCCTTCACCTAATCATGATAAGAGGCCTGAAGGTGAGCTTCCTTCTTTATTAATTGTTCATAATATCAGTTTGCCTCCAGGGCAATTTGGTGGGCCTTATATTGACCAGCTTTTTACCAATACATTATCAGAGCGAGATCATCCTTTTTTTAGTGAGATTGTTAACTTAAGAGTATCTGCTCATTGTCTTATTCGCCGTGATGGAGAAATTGTGCAATATGTGCCTTTTACTGAAAGAGCGTGGCATGCTGGCGTTTCTTTATATAAAGGCAGAGAAAAATGCAATGATTTCTCAATCGGTATTGAGCTTGAAGGTACTGATGAGTGCGATTTTACCCAGCAACAATATCAACAATTAGTGAAGATAACTCAATCGCTTATTGCTCTTTATCCCTCCATTAAAGAGAACATTACCGGGCATAGTGATGTTGCACCAAATAGAAAGACCGATCCGGGGCCTCACTTTGATTGGGCTTATTACCGCAGTTTGTTAACAAAATAA
- the ppdD gene encoding prepilin peptidase-dependent pilin has protein sequence MNVLNYHSNENGFTLMELMIVIAIISILSSVAIPAYQGYIQKAALTDVLQTLSPYRSGVELCRYENEPQHCNSDSSFIPQQFRSRYLSDINVLHSVINATGKAQLDGLTITMSLENGINDLVPVWKTQCSTTNLALQKQCSEILKSY, from the coding sequence ATGAATGTACTTAATTATCACTCTAATGAAAATGGTTTTACCCTAATGGAGCTTATGATTGTGATTGCTATCATCTCAATTTTAAGCTCAGTTGCTATTCCCGCCTATCAAGGTTATATCCAAAAAGCCGCATTAACTGATGTCTTACAAACACTGTCACCTTATCGTTCTGGGGTAGAATTATGTCGTTATGAAAACGAACCTCAACACTGTAATTCTGACTCCTCTTTTATACCGCAACAATTTCGTAGTCGATATTTATCCGATATAAATGTGTTACACAGTGTGATTAATGCAACGGGGAAAGCACAACTTGATGGTCTGACAATCACAATGTCGTTAGAGAACGGAATTAACGACCTTGTTCCAGTATGGAAAACACAATGTTCTACAACAAATCTTGCGTTACAAAAACAGTGCAGTGAGATTTTAAAATCATATTAG